In the Symphalangus syndactylus isolate Jambi chromosome Y, NHGRI_mSymSyn1-v2.1_pri, whole genome shotgun sequence genome, one interval contains:
- the LOC129476680 gene encoding LOW QUALITY PROTEIN: testis-specific Y-encoded protein 3-like (The sequence of the model RefSeq protein was modified relative to this genomic sequence to represent the inferred CDS: inserted 1 base in 1 codon) yields MRPEGPLTHGCNKARXQGSCGLGPAAQASVSGSAEEGTVFRMEALQEGAAGVESEQAALGEEAVLVLDDIMAEVEVVAQEEGLVERQEEAQRAQPGAGPMTPASALEELLAVQVELEPVNAQAGKAFSRQREKMERRRKPHLDRRGAIIQSVPGFWANVIANHPQMSALITEQDEDMLSYMINLEVEEVKHPVHLCKIMLFFQSNPYFQNKVITKEYLVNITEYRASHSTPIQWYPDYEVEAYRRRHHDSSLNFFNWLSDHNFAGSNRIAEILCKDVWRNPLQYYQRMKPPEEGTEISGDSQMLS; encoded by the exons ATGCGTCCTGAGGGCCCGCTGACCCACGGGTGCAATAAAGCCC GGCAGGGTTCCTGTGGCTTGGGTCCGGCAGCACAGGCCTCGGTCAGTGGGAGTGCGGAGGAGGGCACCGTCTTCAGGATGGAGGCTCTACAGGAGGGGGCGGCCGGGGTGGAGAGTGAGCAGGCGGCTTTGGGGGAGGAGGCGGTGCTGGTGTTGGACGACATCATggcggaggtggaggtggtggcccAGGAGGAGGGCCTCGTGGAGCGGCAGGAGGAGGCCCAGCGGGCACAGCCTGGCGCTGGGCCCATGACCCCAGCGTCTGCACTGGAGGAGCTGCTGGCCGTTCAGGTGGAGCTGGAGCCGGTTAATGCCCAAGCCGGGAAGGCCTTTTCTCGGCAGAGGGAAAAGATGGAGCGGAGGCGCAAGCCCCACCTCGACCGCAGAGGCGCTATCATCCAGAGCGTCCCTGGCTTCTGGGCCAATGTT ATTGCAAACCACCCCCAGATGTCAGCCCTGATCACTGAGCAAGATGAAGACATGCTGAGCTACATGATCAACTTGGAG GTGGAAGAAGTGAAGCATCCCGTTCATCTCTGCAAGATCATGTTGTTCTTTCAGAGTAACCCCTATTTCCAGAATAAAGTGATTACCAAGGAATATCTCGTGAACATCACAG AATACAGGGCTTCTCATTCCACTCCAATTCAGTGGTATCCGGATTATGAAGTTGAGGCCTATCGCCGCAGACACCACGACAGCAGCCTTAACTTCTTCAACTGGCTTTCTGACCACAACTTCGCAGGGTCTAATAGGATTGCTGAG ATCCTATGTAAGGACGTGTGGCGCAATCCCCTGCAATACTACCAGAGGATGAAGCCACCTGAAGAGGGAACAGAGATTTCAG GGGACTCCCAGATGCTGAGTTGA